In Symphalangus syndactylus isolate Jambi chromosome 6, NHGRI_mSymSyn1-v2.1_pri, whole genome shotgun sequence, a genomic segment contains:
- the FAM76B gene encoding protein FAM76B isoform X3 — protein sequence MSSLGLNAGESECRIAHPIVKCTYCRSEFQQESKTNTICKKCAQNVKQFGTPKPCQYCNIIAAFIGTKCQRCTNSEKKYGPPQTCEQCKQQCAFDRKEEGRRKVDGKLLCWLCTLSYKRVLQKTKEQRKSLGSSHSNSSSSSLTEKDQHHPKHHHHHHHHHHRHSSSHHKISNLSPEQEQGLWKQSHKSSAAIQNETPKKKPKLESKPSNGDSSSINQSADSGGTDNFVLISQLKEEVMSLKRLLQQRDQTILEKDKKLTELKADFQYQESNLRTKMNSMEKAHKETVEQLQAKNRELLKQVAALSKGKKFDKSGSILTSP from the exons ATGAGTTCCCTCGGATTAAACGCTGGAGAGAGC GAATGTCGGATTGCACATCCTATTGTAAAATGTACTTACTGCAGATCAGAATTTCAACAAGAGAG cAAAACTAACACAATTTGTAAGAAGTGTGCTCAAAATGTGAAGCAATTTGGGACG CCCAAGCCTTGTCAGTACTGTAACATAATTGCAGCATTTATTGGTACCAAGTGTCAGCGTTGcacaaattcagaaaaaaagtatGGACCACCTCAGACCTGTGAACAGTGCAAACAGCAATGTGCTTTTGAtcggaaggaggaaggaagaagaaag GTTGATGGAAAGTTATTATGCTGGCTCTGTACTTTATCGTACAAAAGAGTTTTACAGAAGACGAAAGAACAGAGGAAGAGCCTGGGATCTTCACATTCAAATTCATCTTCTTCATCTCTTACTGAGAAAGACCAGCATCATCCAaaacatcatcaccaccatcatcaccatcaccatcgtcACAGCAGTAGCCATCACAA aATCAGCAATCTAAGTCCAGAACAAGAGCAGGGACTGTGGAAACAGAG CCATAAATCCTCTGCAGCAATTCAGAATGAAACTCCAAAGAAAAAGCCCAAATTGGAATCTAAGCCATCTAATGGAGATAG tagctCTATAAATCAGTCAGCAGATAGTGGGGGAACAGACAATTTTGTCCTTATAAGTCAACTGAAAGAAGAAGTGATGTCACTTAAGCGTCTCTTACAGCAGAGAGACCAGACCattttagaaaaagataaaaag TTAACTGAACTAAAGGCAGACTTTCAGTACCAAGAGTCAAATTTGAGAACAAAAATGAACAGTATGGAAAAAGCTCACAAAGAAACTGTGGAACAACTTCAG
- the FAM76B gene encoding protein FAM76B isoform X4: protein MSSLGLNAGESECRIAHPIVKCTYCRSEFQQESKTNTICKKCAQNVKQFGTPKPCQYCNIIAAFIGTKCQRCTNSEKKYGPPQTCEQCKQQCAFDRKEEGRRKVDGKLLCWLCTLSYKRVLQKTKEQRKSLGSSHSNSSSSSLTEKDQHHPKHHHHHHHHHHRHSSSHHKISNLSPEQEQGLWKQSHKSSAAIQNETPKKKPKLESKPSNGDSSINQSADSGGTDNFVLISQLKEEVMSLKRLLQQRDQTILEKDKKLTELKADFQYQESNLRTKMNSMEKAHKETVEQLQAKNRELLKQVAALSKGKKFDKSGSILTSP from the exons ATGAGTTCCCTCGGATTAAACGCTGGAGAGAGC GAATGTCGGATTGCACATCCTATTGTAAAATGTACTTACTGCAGATCAGAATTTCAACAAGAGAG cAAAACTAACACAATTTGTAAGAAGTGTGCTCAAAATGTGAAGCAATTTGGGACG CCCAAGCCTTGTCAGTACTGTAACATAATTGCAGCATTTATTGGTACCAAGTGTCAGCGTTGcacaaattcagaaaaaaagtatGGACCACCTCAGACCTGTGAACAGTGCAAACAGCAATGTGCTTTTGAtcggaaggaggaaggaagaagaaag GTTGATGGAAAGTTATTATGCTGGCTCTGTACTTTATCGTACAAAAGAGTTTTACAGAAGACGAAAGAACAGAGGAAGAGCCTGGGATCTTCACATTCAAATTCATCTTCTTCATCTCTTACTGAGAAAGACCAGCATCATCCAaaacatcatcaccaccatcatcaccatcaccatcgtcACAGCAGTAGCCATCACAA aATCAGCAATCTAAGTCCAGAACAAGAGCAGGGACTGTGGAAACAGAG CCATAAATCCTCTGCAGCAATTCAGAATGAAACTCCAAAGAAAAAGCCCAAATTGGAATCTAAGCCATCTAATGGAGATAG ctCTATAAATCAGTCAGCAGATAGTGGGGGAACAGACAATTTTGTCCTTATAAGTCAACTGAAAGAAGAAGTGATGTCACTTAAGCGTCTCTTACAGCAGAGAGACCAGACCattttagaaaaagataaaaag TTAACTGAACTAAAGGCAGACTTTCAGTACCAAGAGTCAAATTTGAGAACAAAAATGAACAGTATGGAAAAAGCTCACAAAGAAACTGTGGAACAACTTCAG
- the FAM76B gene encoding protein FAM76B isoform X2, translating to MAASALYACTKCTQRYPFEELSQGQQLCKECRIAHPIVKCTYCRSEFQQESKTNTICKKCAQNVKQFGTPKPCQYCNIIAAFIGTKCQRCTNSEKKYGPPQTCEQCKQQCAFDRKEEGRRKVDGKLLCWLCTLSYKRVLQKTKEQRKSLGSSHSNSSSSSLTEKDQHHPKHHHHHHHHHHRHSSSHHKISNLSPEQEQGLWKQSHKSSAAIQNETPKKKPKLESKPSNGDSSINQSADSGGTDNFVLISQLKEEVMSLKRLLQQRDQTILEKDKKLTELKADFQYQESNLRTKMNSMEKAHKETVEQLQAKNRELLKQVAALSKGKKFDKSGSILTSP from the exons ATGGCGGCCTCGGCCCTGTACGCCTGCACCAAGTGTACCCAGCGCTATCCCTTCGAGGAGCTCTCCCAGGGCCAGCAGCTCTGCAAG GAATGTCGGATTGCACATCCTATTGTAAAATGTACTTACTGCAGATCAGAATTTCAACAAGAGAG cAAAACTAACACAATTTGTAAGAAGTGTGCTCAAAATGTGAAGCAATTTGGGACG CCCAAGCCTTGTCAGTACTGTAACATAATTGCAGCATTTATTGGTACCAAGTGTCAGCGTTGcacaaattcagaaaaaaagtatGGACCACCTCAGACCTGTGAACAGTGCAAACAGCAATGTGCTTTTGAtcggaaggaggaaggaagaagaaag GTTGATGGAAAGTTATTATGCTGGCTCTGTACTTTATCGTACAAAAGAGTTTTACAGAAGACGAAAGAACAGAGGAAGAGCCTGGGATCTTCACATTCAAATTCATCTTCTTCATCTCTTACTGAGAAAGACCAGCATCATCCAaaacatcatcaccaccatcatcaccatcaccatcgtcACAGCAGTAGCCATCACAA aATCAGCAATCTAAGTCCAGAACAAGAGCAGGGACTGTGGAAACAGAG CCATAAATCCTCTGCAGCAATTCAGAATGAAACTCCAAAGAAAAAGCCCAAATTGGAATCTAAGCCATCTAATGGAGATAG ctCTATAAATCAGTCAGCAGATAGTGGGGGAACAGACAATTTTGTCCTTATAAGTCAACTGAAAGAAGAAGTGATGTCACTTAAGCGTCTCTTACAGCAGAGAGACCAGACCattttagaaaaagataaaaag TTAACTGAACTAAAGGCAGACTTTCAGTACCAAGAGTCAAATTTGAGAACAAAAATGAACAGTATGGAAAAAGCTCACAAAGAAACTGTGGAACAACTTCAG
- the FAM76B gene encoding protein FAM76B isoform X1, with product MAASALYACTKCTQRYPFEELSQGQQLCKECRIAHPIVKCTYCRSEFQQESKTNTICKKCAQNVKQFGTPKPCQYCNIIAAFIGTKCQRCTNSEKKYGPPQTCEQCKQQCAFDRKEEGRRKVDGKLLCWLCTLSYKRVLQKTKEQRKSLGSSHSNSSSSSLTEKDQHHPKHHHHHHHHHHRHSSSHHKISNLSPEQEQGLWKQSHKSSAAIQNETPKKKPKLESKPSNGDSSSINQSADSGGTDNFVLISQLKEEVMSLKRLLQQRDQTILEKDKKLTELKADFQYQESNLRTKMNSMEKAHKETVEQLQAKNRELLKQVAALSKGKKFDKSGSILTSP from the exons ATGGCGGCCTCGGCCCTGTACGCCTGCACCAAGTGTACCCAGCGCTATCCCTTCGAGGAGCTCTCCCAGGGCCAGCAGCTCTGCAAG GAATGTCGGATTGCACATCCTATTGTAAAATGTACTTACTGCAGATCAGAATTTCAACAAGAGAG cAAAACTAACACAATTTGTAAGAAGTGTGCTCAAAATGTGAAGCAATTTGGGACG CCCAAGCCTTGTCAGTACTGTAACATAATTGCAGCATTTATTGGTACCAAGTGTCAGCGTTGcacaaattcagaaaaaaagtatGGACCACCTCAGACCTGTGAACAGTGCAAACAGCAATGTGCTTTTGAtcggaaggaggaaggaagaagaaag GTTGATGGAAAGTTATTATGCTGGCTCTGTACTTTATCGTACAAAAGAGTTTTACAGAAGACGAAAGAACAGAGGAAGAGCCTGGGATCTTCACATTCAAATTCATCTTCTTCATCTCTTACTGAGAAAGACCAGCATCATCCAaaacatcatcaccaccatcatcaccatcaccatcgtcACAGCAGTAGCCATCACAA aATCAGCAATCTAAGTCCAGAACAAGAGCAGGGACTGTGGAAACAGAG CCATAAATCCTCTGCAGCAATTCAGAATGAAACTCCAAAGAAAAAGCCCAAATTGGAATCTAAGCCATCTAATGGAGATAG tagctCTATAAATCAGTCAGCAGATAGTGGGGGAACAGACAATTTTGTCCTTATAAGTCAACTGAAAGAAGAAGTGATGTCACTTAAGCGTCTCTTACAGCAGAGAGACCAGACCattttagaaaaagataaaaag TTAACTGAACTAAAGGCAGACTTTCAGTACCAAGAGTCAAATTTGAGAACAAAAATGAACAGTATGGAAAAAGCTCACAAAGAAACTGTGGAACAACTTCAG
- the FAM76B gene encoding protein FAM76B isoform X5 gives MLSECRIAHPIVKCTYCRSEFQQESKTNTICKKCAQNVKQFGTPKPCQYCNIIAAFIGTKCQRCTNSEKKYGPPQTCEQCKQQCAFDRKEEGRRKVDGKLLCWLCTLSYKRVLQKTKEQRKSLGSSHSNSSSSSLTEKDQHHPKHHHHHHHHHHRHSSSHHKISNLSPEQEQGLWKQSHKSSAAIQNETPKKKPKLESKPSNGDSSSINQSADSGGTDNFVLISQLKEEVMSLKRLLQQRDQTILEKDKKLTELKADFQYQESNLRTKMNSMEKAHKETVEQLQAKNRELLKQVAALSKGKKFDKSGSILTSP, from the exons ATGCTGTCT GAATGTCGGATTGCACATCCTATTGTAAAATGTACTTACTGCAGATCAGAATTTCAACAAGAGAG cAAAACTAACACAATTTGTAAGAAGTGTGCTCAAAATGTGAAGCAATTTGGGACG CCCAAGCCTTGTCAGTACTGTAACATAATTGCAGCATTTATTGGTACCAAGTGTCAGCGTTGcacaaattcagaaaaaaagtatGGACCACCTCAGACCTGTGAACAGTGCAAACAGCAATGTGCTTTTGAtcggaaggaggaaggaagaagaaag GTTGATGGAAAGTTATTATGCTGGCTCTGTACTTTATCGTACAAAAGAGTTTTACAGAAGACGAAAGAACAGAGGAAGAGCCTGGGATCTTCACATTCAAATTCATCTTCTTCATCTCTTACTGAGAAAGACCAGCATCATCCAaaacatcatcaccaccatcatcaccatcaccatcgtcACAGCAGTAGCCATCACAA aATCAGCAATCTAAGTCCAGAACAAGAGCAGGGACTGTGGAAACAGAG CCATAAATCCTCTGCAGCAATTCAGAATGAAACTCCAAAGAAAAAGCCCAAATTGGAATCTAAGCCATCTAATGGAGATAG tagctCTATAAATCAGTCAGCAGATAGTGGGGGAACAGACAATTTTGTCCTTATAAGTCAACTGAAAGAAGAAGTGATGTCACTTAAGCGTCTCTTACAGCAGAGAGACCAGACCattttagaaaaagataaaaag TTAACTGAACTAAAGGCAGACTTTCAGTACCAAGAGTCAAATTTGAGAACAAAAATGAACAGTATGGAAAAAGCTCACAAAGAAACTGTGGAACAACTTCAG
- the FAM76B gene encoding protein FAM76B isoform X6 — translation MAASALYACTKCTQRYPFEELSQGQQLCKECRIAHPIVKCTYCRSEFQQESKTNTICKKCAQNVKQFGTPKPCQYCNIIAAFIGTKCQRCTNSEKKYGPPQTCEQCKQQCAFDRKEEGRRKVDGKLLCWLCTLSYKRVLQKTKEQRKSLGSSHSNSSSSSLTEKDQHHPKHHHHHHHHHHRHSTIQNETPKKKPKLESKPSNGDSSSINQSADSGGTDNFVLISQLKEEVMSLKRLLQQRDQTILEKDKKLTELKADFQYQESNLRTKMNSMEKAHKETVEQLQAKNRELLKQVAALSKGKKFDKSGSILTSP, via the exons ATGGCGGCCTCGGCCCTGTACGCCTGCACCAAGTGTACCCAGCGCTATCCCTTCGAGGAGCTCTCCCAGGGCCAGCAGCTCTGCAAG GAATGTCGGATTGCACATCCTATTGTAAAATGTACTTACTGCAGATCAGAATTTCAACAAGAGAG cAAAACTAACACAATTTGTAAGAAGTGTGCTCAAAATGTGAAGCAATTTGGGACG CCCAAGCCTTGTCAGTACTGTAACATAATTGCAGCATTTATTGGTACCAAGTGTCAGCGTTGcacaaattcagaaaaaaagtatGGACCACCTCAGACCTGTGAACAGTGCAAACAGCAATGTGCTTTTGAtcggaaggaggaaggaagaagaaag GTTGATGGAAAGTTATTATGCTGGCTCTGTACTTTATCGTACAAAAGAGTTTTACAGAAGACGAAAGAACAGAGGAAGAGCCTGGGATCTTCACATTCAAATTCATCTTCTTCATCTCTTACTGAGAAAGACCAGCATCATCCAaaacatcatcaccaccatcatcaccatcaccatcgtcACAGCA CAATTCAGAATGAAACTCCAAAGAAAAAGCCCAAATTGGAATCTAAGCCATCTAATGGAGATAG tagctCTATAAATCAGTCAGCAGATAGTGGGGGAACAGACAATTTTGTCCTTATAAGTCAACTGAAAGAAGAAGTGATGTCACTTAAGCGTCTCTTACAGCAGAGAGACCAGACCattttagaaaaagataaaaag TTAACTGAACTAAAGGCAGACTTTCAGTACCAAGAGTCAAATTTGAGAACAAAAATGAACAGTATGGAAAAAGCTCACAAAGAAACTGTGGAACAACTTCAG